Proteins encoded together in one Balaenoptera musculus isolate JJ_BM4_2016_0621 chromosome 6, mBalMus1.pri.v3, whole genome shotgun sequence window:
- the LOC118896613 gene encoding LOW QUALITY PROTEIN: olfactory receptor 1K1 (The sequence of the model RefSeq protein was modified relative to this genomic sequence to represent the inferred CDS: inserted 1 base in 1 codon), whose protein sequence is MDAANETSEGAAFTLLGLTTSPGQRRPLFVLFLVLYLAGILGNGLIVAINRASPTLHAPMYFLLAHLSFADLCFTTITVPKLLANLMXHDRSISLAGCLTQMYFFFALGVTDSCLLDVMAYDHYVAIRHPLHYATRMSRAVCTALVGTAWLVSRVHSLLHILLMAHLSFCASHQVPHFFCDHQPLLRLSCSDTRHIQLLVFTEGAAVVVTPFLLILASCGAIAAAVLQLPSAMGKLRAVSTCGSHLAMVGLFYRTVIAVYFQPMSRYEAERGRVASVMYTVVTPMLNPVIYSLRNRDVQGLLRALFTRQRISAGDS, encoded by the exons ATGGATGCTGCCAATGAGACTTCAGAAGGAGCCGCATTCACCCTACTGGGACTAACAACAAGTCCTGGACAGCGGCGGCCTCTCTTTGTCCTATTTTTGGTCCTGTATTTGGCGGGCATCCTGGGTAATGGACTCATTGTGGCCATCAACCGAGCCAGTCCAACCCTTCATGCACCCATGTACTTCCTGCTGGCCCATCTGTcctttgctgacctctgctttaCCACCATCACTGTACCCAAGCTGTTGGCCAACCTGA GCCATGACCGCTCCATCTCCCTGGCTGGCTGCCTGACCCAAATGTACTTCTTCTTTGCCCTGGGTGTAACTGACAGCTGCCTCCTGGATGTCATGGCCTATGACCACTACGTGGCCATCCGGCACCCCCTCCACTATGCCACGAGGATGTCCCGGGCTGTGTGCACAGCCCTGGTGGGGACTGCGTGGCTCGTGTCCCGTGTCCACTCCCTCCTGCATATCCTGCTTATGGCCCACCTGTCCTTCTGTGCCTCCCACCAAGTGCCCCACTTCTTCTGTGACCACCAGCCTCTCTTAAGGCTCTCGTGCTCCGACACCCGCCACATCCAGCTCCTCGTCTTCACCGAGGGTGCCGCGGTGGTAGTCACTCCCTTCCTGCTCATTCTCGCCTCCTGCGGGGCCATCGCAGCTGCAGTGCTCCAGCTGCCCTCAGCCATGGGGAAGCTCCGGGCTGTGTCCACCTGTGGCTCCCACCTGGCCATGGTGGGCCTCTTCTACAGGACAGTCATTGCTGTCTACTTCCAGCCCATGTCCCGATATGAGGCCGAGCGGGGCCGAGTGGCCAGCGTCATGTACACTGTCGTCACGCCTATGCTGAACCCTGTCATCTACAGTCTCCGGAATCGCGATGTGCAGGGGCTGCTCAGAGCCCTTTTCACTCGGCAAAGGATCTCAGCTGGTGACTCCTGA